AGAGGAAGAGATTTTTGTGGATTCTGAGATGACTGTTGAGAGAATGACCCCAAATGGGTGCCTCTCGTTTGCGGCTGCTGTCTCGATTGAGCAGTTTGGCAGGTTTGTTTCCCGATTGTTGTTGATCTCTGGATTGTGATTTGAATTATTTGATGCTGATTAGTGAATTTGATGCATAGGGATGACTACTAAAGAGATTGAATTCTATTCTGCAAAAAGATGagtttttgttggattttttgtTATGCTGTGATTTCTTGTAGTTTACCTATGAAAAATCTCTGAAACAATTAAGTGGGTGATGGAAAGCATTTTCTACTTCCATATGaagtatttgtgttttttattgttgGATTTTGATGGTGTTGCAATTGGCAAGTGAGATTGCAGGATGAATGGGTTGACAGGAAGGAAGATGCAGAGGATTTTCGAGGCATTGGCACCGGAACATGCTCAATTTGATGCGAGAAGCTTAGTGGAGTATTGTTGCTTTAGATATTTGTCAAGGGATAGTTCTGATTTCCACCCCGGCTTGAAGGTCTGCTCTATCCCAATGTGCAGTTATAAGAATGAGATGGACTTTTGCTGTTTATTAGATGGTTTGCTTTACATGCATAGTGCACCGATACTTTTTCAGGATCCTGCATTCCAGAGACTTATTTTCCTAACAATGCTTGCTTGGGAGCAACCTTACAGTACAGGTAGTGATTTGCAAGTTGATTCAGAGAATTCCTCTTTGCAGGTTTGTGTTTTAGGACGGTAGATACTTGAGTGATTTTCTAAAGTTCTTCCATTTCAAAAAAGCAAATCTTTCTAATACCATATGATTGGCTCAAACTTCTAGTCTTGTGCTAATCTTTAATACTTTTTTATGTTGTAGAGGAGATTAGTTGGTAAAGAGGCCTTTGTTCGAATAGCTCCTGCAGTTGCAGGTGTGGCAGACTCATCAACAGCTCATCACCTTTTCAAAGCCCTTGCTGGAGCTGAAAATGGGATCTCATTGAGCTTGTGGATGACATTTATTGCTGAACTTTTCAAGTGAGTTCATGTCGGACAATCTAGTGCTTTGCATTTGATATTCATCAATGTTTGGGTGATTAATCGTTTTGCAACTCAAATTTTTTACTgtactactttttttttatctaatgaaTTACCTTGATTTGTAATAATGTAGGGTACATGAGGGAAGGAAGTCATACCAAACTAATGATGTTATGCAAAAGGAGCAACTTTTATGCATTGGTTCTAGTAGGAAGAGACCTGTTTTAAAATGGGAGGGTAACATTGCATGGCCTGGAAATCTAACTCTTACAGACAGTGCACTATATTTTGAGGTAAATTaggttttttgaaatttttcatgaagCAGTACCTTTAAAcagttgatttttttcatatcattttgaaCTATATTAGTTCCATAATGTGTTACAGTCAAGATATTGTAGAGTTGCACATTAGCTTAAGTAGAATGATATTGGGCCCAACTATTGTCTCTTGCATTGATATTGGCAGGCAATTGGACTGACAGGTGCTAAAAACATTATAAGGTTGGATCTCAAATGTCATGGTTCACAagtcaagaaaacaaaagttgGACCTTTAGGATCCAAACTTTTTGATTCAGCTGTCTCTGTTTCATCAGGGGAACTGTGAGTaagctttccaaaaaaaaaaaattcacttttGTGATCCTCCGTTCATAACTTCATACTGTGTCTGAATGCGGTATGTCAATTCCATGAATTTTGAAGATAATCTTATGCTTGAATAATTCTCAGATCAGAAACTTGGGTTTTGGAATTTGTTGAttttggtggagaaatgagacGGGAAGTTTGGCATGCTTTCATTAGTGAGgttatttctttatataagtTCATACGTGAATTTGGACCAGTTGATGGTGATCCCTTAATACATCAAGTATATGGTGCTCAAAAAGGTAAAAGCAGAGCCATTAGAAGTGTGGCAAACAGTATTGCGCGGTTGCAATCTCTTCAGTTTATTCGGAGATTAGCTGAAGATCCAGCAAAACTAGTCCAGTTTTCATACCTAAGGAATGTACCTTATGGCGATGTTGTTCTCCAAACCTTGGCGGTGAACTTTTGGGGTGGGCAACTGATAAGAAAGTTTAAACAGGAAGGCTACCTGTCTACTCGGTGGGGCATACCTGAAGAGCTTTCAGTCAGcaatattcatatatttgatGTAGATGGAAGTGTATACTTGCGCAAGTGGATGAGATCTCCAACTTGGGGAACCAGTGCCTCTGTTACATTCTGGAAGAACACATCAGTCAAACAAGGGATCATATTGAGCAAGAATCATGTTGTCGCTGATCTGAATCTTGTGGAAAGGGCTGCATTAACATGCAGAGAGAAAAGCTGGATGGTGGAAAAGACTCAAGCGACTATTGATGCTGCTATGATCAAGGGCATTCCAAGCAACATCGACCTCTTCAAGGTGCTCTTCACTTACAGTAGcccaagtttttcttttctttttctttttctttttgtctcgtgtgtgtgtgtgtgtgtgtgtgtgtgtgagtgtgtcCATTCATGTTGGATATCTAGTTGTTGAGTGACAATTAGGCTTTAAAGCCATTATTGCCTAATTGTCGGTTCCAAAACTAGGGGGCCAATGTCCATTCATGTTGGATATCTTGTTGAGTGACAATTAGGCTTTAAAGTGATTATAGCCTAATTGTTGGTTCCAAAACTAGGGGGTCAATGTTCGATTTTGTCCCTCAACTGAAAAATATTCATGTTCACCTCACAAATGATGGATTTAATCTTTTTCTCCTGGATGAAGGACGAATACGTAGCATTGGCCTGTAGTTTAGGGACTAATCGTGATTTTAAACCTAGTAATACACAAAATTATCTCTTTGATGATTTATATGTTTGTCCCTTGTGATGTTCATTTGGTCAATGCAGGAGCTTATGCTTCCTTGTGTGTTTGTTGTTAAAAACTTCGACAAACTCCGACGATGGGAGGAGCCACGATGGACATTATCTTTCCTTGTTTTTGCCTATACTAGTTACATTCAGGTAAGAAGCATTAGCACTAATATTTGTGGCTATTGTTTGTTTGGTCTCTAATAATGTTTTCCCATTTACTTTTATAGCTCTTCAAAGGGTGaaagtttgtttattttgtagaaATAATAAGGCTGCTTGACTTCAAACTATACCTTTTTCGACCGATGAGATTTCTGGTACTGTTTGATTTCTGACTAATTCTCTAATTCTCGTGATCACTGGTCAGGAACCTGCTCCCATATGTATTCCCCTCGACATTGATGCTTATGGGTACTGCCATGTTATTTCTAAAGGGACTAAAAGAACAAGGCCGGTTGGGCAGATCTATTGGTAAAGTTACAATACGAGATCAACCACCATCCAACACAATTCAGAAGATCATAGCTCTCAAAGAGGCCATGGCCGACATGGAGGATTTTCTCCAAAGGGTTAATATCTTTCTTTTAAAGGTCCGAACAATCATCTTAGCAGGCCAACCCTGAGGTACGCCAGAAAACAAATGCAATATAATTCCCTCAGTAATTCTATCAAATTTCAATGTTTTCGATTCTGTTTGACAGATCACAAGAGATGTTGCTCTTTTGCTGCTGTGTGGTTCAATTGTTCTTCTAGTAATTCCTTTCAAGTACATCTTCGCCTTTGTCCTCTTCGATCTCTTCACACGGGAGCTGGAATTCCGGAAAGAAATGGTGATTAGATTCATGAACCTTCTAAAGGAACGGTGGGCATCGGTATATGCTGCGCCGGTGATCGTGTTACCATATGAGGATGATAAATCCAACTCTGAAACAACTATCGTCAAGGAAGGAGATCAAACCAATACCGATAGAATTCAAAGAAACTCGCCTAAATCTTGATGCAAGAAGTGATAAATAAACACAGTTTCTCACTAACCTCCGGCTTCTGTCTGCCTTTCATGTACAGGATTAGAAGTAGGAATACTGTCTCTGGTTCATTGGAAAAACTGAAAAATGTATACGAAAAAGACGAGAATTATTCTGTAAAACCAAATAAGCAATGCAGAGCTTCCTTTGATGAATATTTGATGTCCATTTCTTGATGAGAAAAATACGAAAATTGTACAGCTTTCAGATGAATGAATTCCCATAgtccaaatcaaataaattgaattttaattctGATTTACATGGTGGAAAAAtatcagtatatatatacatgtatgtatgtgaAATTATGCTTAATTAGGCCAACAGCCACAAACTGAGAATGCTTGAGATCATGAAAAGCAGCAATTTATGAACAAATTCAAAGCTTCTGTTTGATCCATTGCAAATCAGCCTGTTGTCATGATATGTGCACACTGTTTGTTTCCtgaaaacaatcaaagaatCATATATTTAATTGGCACATTAACAAATA
The window above is part of the Dioscorea cayenensis subsp. rotundata cultivar TDr96_F1 unplaced genomic scaffold, TDr96_F1_v2_PseudoChromosome.rev07_lg8_w22 25.fasta BLBR01001414.1, whole genome shotgun sequence genome. Proteins encoded here:
- the LOC120256383 gene encoding uncharacterized protein LOC120256383; protein product: MILPLPLLRHNVPPSLLRCSARRSAHRQVLASLRGDQWKLSNIDPEAVQERLSSWLLKAQALLTDVAAPLVKQGQGKKAGKESDMEGVDGEEEIFVDSEMTVERMTPNGCLSFAAAVSIEQFGRMNGLTGRKMQRIFEALAPEHAQFDARSLVEYCCFRYLSRDSSDFHPGLKDPAFQRLIFLTMLAWEQPYSTGSDLQVDSENSSLQRRLVGKEAFVRIAPAVAGVADSSTAHHLFKALAGAENGISLSLWMTFIAELFKVHEGRKSYQTNDVMQKEQLLCIGSSRKRPVLKWEGNIAWPGNLTLTDSALYFEAIGLTGAKNIIRLDLKCHGSQVKKTKVGPLGSKLFDSAVSVSSGELSETWVLEFVDFGGEMRREVWHAFISEVISLYKFIREFGPVDGDPLIHQVYGAQKGKSRAIRSVANSIARLQSLQFIRRLAEDPAKLVQFSYLRNVPYGDVVLQTLAVNFWGGQLIRKFKQEGYLSTRWGIPEELSVSNIHIFDVDGSVYLRKWMRSPTWGTSASVTFWKNTSVKQGIILSKNHVVADLNLVERAALTCREKSWMVEKTQATIDAAMIKGIPSNIDLFKELMLPCVFVVKNFDKLRRWEEPRWTLSFLVFAYTTLVRNLLPYVFPSTLMLMGTAMLFLKGLKEQGRLGRSIGKVTIRDQPPSNTIQKIIALKEAMADMEDFLQRVNIFLLKVRTIILAGQPQITRDVALLLLCGSIVLLVIPFKYIFAFVLFDLFTRELEFRKEMVIRFMNLLKERWASVYAAPVIVLPYEDDKSNSETTIVKEGDQTNTDRIQRNSPKS